In Clavibacter capsici, a single genomic region encodes these proteins:
- a CDS encoding ABC transporter substrate-binding protein has translation MKLTWKTGATAVAVAAALTLTACSDPGAGGGSSGPVTWPAQDADLTGTTLTIWAAQNSSKTADSVIDGFEAATGAKVEVQTIPDPYEQGIQTKVATGDMPDLAFWQPTASSLTALNAKQNLQPLDGAPWLDTYDANYADITGLLDDTRYAALVTTPAVEGVYYNKQVLADAGITEIPTDWDSFLTTARELKAQGKTPFYEMGADKWATQWWVSVMLADAAKDGLWDRVNQNEEKFTDATIQGAIDDYKGLIDEGLFNADIKTATFEDQGDALLAGDAAMVVQVNSFFGQLQAKADTAELDEKIGFFPISPTGNVATFIPDQSNALVAFATGDAKQEEASRQFLSYWLGDGYQAFVDAQQTVPLISGIETPAGVPEALRAASASVPDAVGSMQVSAIANPDLYINLADMIQGTKTPAEAAEATQQQFAELAKAQGATGF, from the coding sequence ATGAAGCTCACCTGGAAGACCGGCGCGACGGCCGTCGCCGTGGCCGCCGCCCTCACCCTGACCGCCTGCAGCGACCCCGGAGCCGGAGGCGGCAGCTCCGGCCCCGTCACGTGGCCCGCGCAAGACGCCGATCTCACCGGCACCACCCTCACCATCTGGGCCGCCCAGAACAGCTCGAAGACCGCGGACAGCGTCATCGACGGCTTCGAGGCGGCGACCGGTGCGAAGGTGGAGGTGCAGACGATCCCGGATCCCTACGAGCAGGGCATCCAGACCAAGGTCGCCACCGGCGACATGCCCGACCTCGCGTTCTGGCAGCCGACCGCCTCCAGCCTCACCGCTCTCAACGCGAAGCAGAACCTGCAGCCGCTGGACGGTGCTCCCTGGCTCGACACCTACGACGCCAACTACGCGGACATCACCGGACTGCTCGACGACACCCGCTACGCCGCGCTCGTCACCACCCCGGCGGTCGAGGGCGTCTACTACAACAAGCAGGTCCTCGCCGACGCCGGCATCACCGAGATCCCCACCGACTGGGACTCCTTCCTCACCACCGCCCGCGAGCTCAAGGCACAGGGCAAGACCCCCTTCTACGAGATGGGCGCCGACAAGTGGGCCACCCAGTGGTGGGTCTCCGTCATGCTCGCCGACGCCGCGAAGGACGGTCTCTGGGACCGCGTCAACCAGAACGAGGAGAAGTTCACCGACGCCACCATCCAGGGTGCCATCGACGACTACAAGGGACTCATCGACGAAGGCCTGTTCAACGCCGACATCAAGACCGCCACCTTCGAGGACCAGGGCGACGCGCTCCTCGCCGGCGACGCCGCGATGGTCGTGCAGGTCAACTCGTTCTTCGGACAGCTGCAGGCCAAGGCCGACACCGCGGAGCTCGACGAGAAGATCGGCTTCTTCCCCATCTCCCCCACCGGCAACGTCGCCACCTTCATCCCCGACCAGAGCAACGCGCTCGTCGCGTTCGCTACCGGAGACGCCAAGCAGGAGGAGGCGTCGCGCCAGTTCCTGTCCTACTGGCTCGGTGACGGGTACCAGGCGTTCGTCGACGCGCAGCAGACCGTGCCGCTGATCTCAGGCATCGAGACCCCGGCCGGTGTCCCCGAGGCGCTCCGCGCCGCGTCGGCCTCCGTCCCGGACGCCGTCGGCTCCATGCAGGTGTCCGCCATCGCCAACCCCGACCTCTACATCAACCTCGCGGACATGATCCAGGGCACCAAGACGCCCGCCGAGGCCGCCGAGGCCACCCAGCAGCAGTTCGCGGAGCTCGCCAAGGCACAGGGCGCCACCGGCTTCTGA
- a CDS encoding carbohydrate ABC transporter permease, translated as MPALIVLVVFFFVPTVFNFVYAFTDWSSFKSSIAFVGTDNFTSLFSNGTLVSGLRVTLVYAVLVAIFQNLFGLILALVLEADTRVNRLARVAFFVPVVMSALAVGYIFQALLKPDGALNAILSAVTGTEVTTAWLGSTSWTIVVVALIHAWKWMGLSMLIYLAGLKTISGDVLEAARLDGASWWQTFRTIRFPLLAPAVTFNVATSLLGSMNGFDVVQATTEGGPGGTTELLNIFIFRTFGQGLFAQATTMSLVLFLTVALLAFPVIRILRKREDVLS; from the coding sequence ATCCCGGCGCTCATCGTGCTGGTCGTGTTCTTCTTCGTGCCGACCGTCTTCAACTTCGTCTACGCCTTCACCGACTGGTCCAGCTTCAAATCCAGCATCGCGTTCGTCGGCACGGACAACTTCACCTCACTGTTCTCCAACGGCACCCTGGTATCCGGACTCCGGGTCACACTCGTCTACGCCGTGCTCGTGGCGATCTTCCAGAACCTGTTCGGCCTGATCCTCGCCCTGGTGCTCGAAGCCGACACCCGCGTGAACCGCCTAGCTCGTGTCGCGTTCTTCGTCCCCGTCGTGATGTCCGCCCTCGCCGTCGGCTACATCTTCCAAGCGCTGCTCAAGCCCGACGGCGCATTGAACGCGATCCTCAGCGCCGTCACCGGCACCGAGGTCACCACCGCGTGGCTCGGCAGCACCTCCTGGACCATCGTCGTCGTGGCCCTCATCCACGCCTGGAAATGGATGGGCCTGTCGATGCTCATCTACCTCGCGGGACTGAAGACCATCAGCGGCGACGTCCTCGAAGCCGCCCGTCTCGACGGTGCCAGCTGGTGGCAGACCTTCCGCACCATCCGCTTCCCCCTACTCGCCCCCGCCGTCACCTTCAACGTCGCAACCTCGCTGCTGGGCTCGATGAACGGATTCGACGTCGTGCAGGCCACCACCGAGGGCGGTCCCGGCGGCACCACAGAGCTGCTCAACATCTTCATCTTCCGCACCTTCGGCCAGGGCCTGTTCGCGCAGGCCACGACCATGAGCCTCGTGCTCTTCCTCACGGTCGCCCTCCTCGCCTTCCCCGTCATCCGCATCCTCCGCAAGAGAGAGGACGTCCTCTCATGA
- a CDS encoding carbohydrate ABC transporter permease, whose protein sequence is MSVSAPTRRPTVDAHSSSTGSAAPRSGRPARGRASRRRLIQPAIALALVVLLLGVPFWMVVVTAGKDQAEALQPNLALPSRWQLLDNVASVFADGRMLPAFFGSMLIMVPSVVGVLLLGAMASWVLARRTSRGMAVIYALAISGIVLPPAVVTIVLLLRQIGLAGTPLGMIGVYMGMYLSTVVFFVTGFVRTIPVELEEAARVDGAGPVRVFFRIIMPLLGPTLATATILICLYVWNDVFYALFVIGGRLDTLPLNLYQVASSGLYLQNWHLIFAYIIVMSLPLLLTFMVMQRKIISGITSGAVK, encoded by the coding sequence ATGAGCGTCTCCGCCCCCACGCGTCGCCCCACGGTCGACGCGCACTCGTCGTCTACCGGCTCGGCCGCCCCACGAAGCGGCCGTCCCGCCCGCGGCCGCGCATCGCGCCGTCGCCTCATCCAGCCGGCCATCGCTCTCGCCCTGGTGGTCCTGCTCCTCGGGGTGCCGTTCTGGATGGTGGTCGTCACTGCCGGCAAAGACCAGGCCGAGGCCCTGCAGCCGAACCTCGCGCTGCCATCCCGATGGCAGTTGCTCGACAACGTCGCATCCGTCTTCGCCGACGGGCGCATGCTCCCCGCGTTCTTCGGCAGCATGCTGATCATGGTCCCGTCCGTCGTGGGCGTTCTGCTCCTCGGCGCCATGGCCTCATGGGTGCTCGCCCGCCGGACCAGCCGCGGCATGGCCGTGATCTACGCCCTCGCGATCAGCGGCATCGTCCTCCCGCCCGCCGTGGTCACGATCGTGCTCCTGCTGCGCCAGATCGGCCTCGCCGGAACGCCGCTCGGCATGATCGGCGTCTACATGGGGATGTACTTGTCCACCGTCGTCTTCTTCGTCACCGGTTTCGTGCGGACGATCCCCGTCGAGCTCGAGGAGGCGGCTCGCGTCGACGGCGCCGGCCCGGTGCGCGTCTTCTTCCGCATCATCATGCCGCTGCTCGGCCCGACCCTCGCCACAGCGACGATCCTCATCTGCCTCTACGTCTGGAACGACGTGTTCTACGCCCTCTTCGTCATCGGCGGACGCCTCGACACGCTGCCTCTCAACCTGTACCAGGTGGCGTCCAGCGGTCTCTACCTGCAGAACTGGCACCTGATCTTCGCGTACATCATCGTCATGAGCCTCCCGCTGTTGCTCACTTTCATGGTCATGCAACGGAAGATCATCTCCGGCATCACCAGCGGCGCCGTCAAGTGA
- a CDS encoding LacI family DNA-binding transcriptional regulator encodes MPTAPADRPANLDDVARAAGVSAPTVSRVITGAARVSADKTERVKKAIQELGYRPNPAARALANGRSQVIAVLAGDTSRYGYAETLRGVEVSARASGYLVSIAVIDSVDPAEVGTAVDFALQQAVAGVVVLKFDPQGVAALTAVPPSLPTVAISGEIAGTVPQAVIDEAAGSAALTRHMLELGHDTVHYVRVPPSGKEDGRTTGWRRTLAEHGITEPPIRDATWEPSSGRVIGRQLAQDGVTAVLCGNDEIAMGVIRGLADEGLSVPDNVSVAGFDDHPIAQLFSPALTTARQDFAALGTRAFGQLESLIAGEETELLTSAEAIVVARESTGPAPRRPSGWNTLAP; translated from the coding sequence ATGCCCACCGCACCCGCCGACCGACCCGCGAACCTCGACGACGTCGCCCGCGCGGCCGGCGTCTCCGCACCCACCGTGTCCCGGGTCATCACCGGCGCGGCTCGCGTGAGCGCGGACAAGACGGAGCGGGTCAAGAAGGCCATCCAGGAGCTCGGCTACCGGCCCAACCCGGCAGCCCGAGCCCTGGCCAACGGAAGATCGCAGGTGATCGCCGTCTTGGCCGGCGACACCTCGCGTTACGGCTACGCCGAGACCCTACGCGGGGTCGAAGTCAGCGCCCGCGCCTCCGGATACCTCGTCAGCATCGCGGTCATCGACTCCGTGGACCCGGCAGAGGTCGGCACGGCCGTCGACTTCGCGCTGCAGCAGGCCGTCGCCGGGGTCGTCGTCCTCAAGTTCGACCCGCAGGGCGTCGCAGCCCTCACCGCCGTCCCACCCTCCCTGCCGACCGTCGCCATCTCGGGCGAGATCGCCGGCACCGTCCCCCAGGCCGTCATCGACGAGGCCGCAGGCTCAGCCGCGCTCACCCGGCACATGCTCGAGCTAGGACACGACACCGTCCACTACGTCCGCGTGCCCCCGTCCGGCAAAGAGGACGGCCGCACAACAGGATGGCGAAGGACCCTCGCGGAGCACGGCATCACCGAGCCGCCCATCCGCGACGCCACATGGGAGCCGTCATCCGGCCGTGTTATCGGACGACAGCTGGCTCAGGACGGGGTGACTGCCGTCCTCTGCGGCAACGATGAGATCGCGATGGGCGTCATCCGCGGCCTGGCCGACGAGGGGCTCTCGGTTCCCGACAATGTCAGCGTCGCAGGATTCGACGACCACCCCATCGCGCAGCTCTTCTCTCCCGCCCTCACCACAGCACGCCAGGACTTTGCCGCTCTCGGCACCCGGGCCTTCGGCCAACTTGAATCTTTGATAGCGGGCGAGGAGACCGAGTTGCTCACGTCAGCCGAAGCGATCGTGGTCGCACGCGAAAGCACGGGGCCGGCTCCGAGGCGCCCTTCAGGATGGAATACACTCGCGCCCTGA